One genomic region from Bacillus sp. SLBN-46 encodes:
- a CDS encoding BrxA/BrxB family bacilliredoxin: MNFNFFMNDVVNQARQEIVSAGYKELKSPAEVEEAFAQKGTTLVMINSVCGCAGGVARPAAAHALHYDKRPDHLVTVFAGQDKEATETARSYFTGYPPSSPSFALLKDGEIITMVERHQIEGFDPASVVAKLQNEFEKHCEEL, from the coding sequence ATGAATTTCAACTTTTTTATGAATGATGTTGTTAACCAGGCACGACAAGAAATCGTGTCAGCTGGATATAAGGAATTAAAATCCCCTGCTGAAGTGGAAGAAGCATTTGCACAAAAGGGTACAACTTTAGTGATGATTAATTCTGTTTGTGGATGTGCAGGTGGGGTTGCTCGTCCAGCTGCTGCACATGCCCTTCATTACGATAAACGTCCGGATCATTTAGTTACAGTGTTTGCCGGGCAAGATAAGGAAGCAACTGAGACAGCTAGAAGCTATTTTACTGGCTACCCTCCTTCCTCTCCATCTTTTGCCCTATTAAAGGATGGGGAAATTATTACAATGGTCGAGAGACACCAAATTGAGGGCTTTGATCCTGCATCCGTCGTTGCAAAGCTTCAAAATGAATTTGAAAAGCATTGTGAAGAACTATAA